In Gossypium arboreum isolate Shixiya-1 chromosome 5, ASM2569848v2, whole genome shotgun sequence, a single genomic region encodes these proteins:
- the LOC108450621 gene encoding uncharacterized protein LOC108450621, whose protein sequence is MNIRAAEEESAQEIHIPADIDWEMLDKSKFFFLGAALFSGVSATLYPVVLVKTRQQVAQAQLSGIRTAFSIVKHEGFRALYRGFGTSLMGTIPARALYMAALEVTKSNVGSATVNFGIPEPTASAIANAVAGLSAAMAAQLVWTPVDVVSQRLMVQGTHPSCSSPCRYVNGIDAFRKIVKTDGPKGLYRGFGISILTYAPSNAVWWASYSVAQRLVWGGIACYIRKKDDESNDNGNIISSSNNNNAIRPDSRTVMAVQGVSAAMAGGVSALITMPLDTIKTRLQVLDGEENGRRGPTIGQTVRNLIKEGGWLACYRGLGPRWASMSMSATTMITTYEFLKRLSAKNQESLL, encoded by the coding sequence ATGAATATAAGGGCGGCCGAGGAAGAATCGGCGCAAGAGATTCATATCCCGGCCGATATAGATTGGGAAATGCTTGATAAATCCAAGTTTTTCTTCTTAGGCGCAGCTCTATTTTCTGGTGTTTCAGCTACCCTTTACCCCGTAGTTTTGGTTAAAACAAGGCAACAAGTTGCTCAAGCTCAACTTTCGGGTATCCGTACAGCCTTTTCCATTGTTAAACACGAAGGTTTCCGGGCTTTGTACCGCGGATTCGGTACTTCTTTAATGGGAACAATCCCGGCTCGAGCTCTTTACATGGCAGCTCTCGAGGTTACCAAAAGCAATGTGGGGAGTGCCACGGTTAACTTTGGGATTCCCGAACCAACGGCGTCCGCAATTGCTAATGCGGTAGCTGGATTAAGTGCTGCAATGGCTGCACAGCTTGTTTGGACCCCGGTTGATGTGGTTAGCCAGAGGTTAATGGTTCAAGGAACCCACCCGAGTTGTAGTTCACCTTGTAGATATGTAAATGGGATCGATGCGTTTAGGAAAATAGTTAAAACGGATGGCCCAAAGGGGCTGTATAGAGGCTTTGGGATATCGATTTTAACCTATGCTCCATCGAATGCAGTGTGGTGGGCATCTTATTCGGTTGCTCAGAGGCTCGTTTGGGGAGGCATTGCATGCTACATCCGGAAGAAAGACGATGAGAGCAATGACAATGGGAATATTATCAGTAGTAGTAACAATAATAATGCGATTAGGCCAGATTCGAGGACGGTAATGGCGGTTCAGGGAGTGAGTGCAGCCATGGCTGGAGGGGTATCAGCTTTGATTACAATGCCACTGGATACGATTAAGACCAGGCTGCAAGTTTTGGATGGGGAAGAGAATGGGAGGCGTGGACCAACGATTGGGCAAACTGTTCGGAATTTGATTAAAGAAGGTGGGTGGTTGGCTTGTTACAGAGGGTTGGGGCCGAGGTGGGCGTCCATGTCCATGTCTGCAACAACAATGATCACTACTTATGAGTTCCTCAAACGGCTCTCAGCTAAGAACCAAGAGAGCTTGTTGTAA